Part of the Amycolatopsis sp. 195334CR genome is shown below.
GGCGCAGGTGAGCACGAGCATCCTGCGGGTTTTCAGCGCTGCCATGGTCGTCTTGACCCCTCACCATTCATGAAACCGATTCACGGTCCACTGGGAATGGTTCCGAAGAATGGTCCAGTCCACCCATCGGCGTCAAGGAGTTACCGTGGGTAAATTACGCCCGGTCCTTCCCGCGCACGCGCCGGTAGATGCGCCTGCCGGACAGCAGCAGCAACGCCGCGCCGGCCACGATCGTGACGATCAGCGTGATCAGGCCGAACTGGGTCGAGTTCAGCTCCATCCGGGCCGGCGCGCCCAGCGGCGTGCCGCCCGGCGTGCTCAGCGAGACGTCCACGCTGAAGTGCCCGGTCCGCAGCGCCTCGGCCTGGATCAGGTGCGGCACCGAACCCCGGGCGGGCAGTGGCCGGTCCGGGATCTGCTCGGGCCGCAGCCCGGTGAAGTTGTTCAGGTTGATCCGCACGGTCACGCCGACCGGCAGCGAGTTCTTCAGCGTCACCGGCAGCGGTGAGGTGTCCGAGGCCAGCGAGATCTGCTGCTTCGGGGTCTCCACGGTGACCTGGCCGCGCAGCGAGTCGAGCTGCCCGCGCGCGTCACCGGCGGAGGCCAGGGCGCCCGCGGTGTCCGCCCGCCAGGCCGTCGACGAGGCCCGCATCAGGCCGGACCGGATCGGCTTGATCAGGTCCTCCGGCTCCACCTGGGTGGTCGCGTCCCCGGTCAGCGAGCTGCCGAAGTCGGCGGTCTCCCGCTCGGTCTGGTTCAGCGAGCCGACCACCTGCTGCGGCAGTTCGGCCGGGGCTTCCTTGGCGCCGTAGTCCATCTTCGCGGTGCCCTTGACCGGCTTCGCCAGCTCTTCGAGCAGCGGCTTCGACGAGACCATGCCGAGGTTGGCGTAGTCGCCGATGGTGCGCAGCAGCAGGGTCAGCTCGTCGACCGGCGCCGACCAGCGGCGCGGCGGGGCGAGCAGCAGCGGCGAACCGCCGGTGTCGGACTGCGCGCCGGTCTGGAAGGCGAGCACGGCGAGCGCGTTCTGCGCGGCCACGTCCGGGTCGTCGGCCGGGGTCAGGTTCGCCGCCGCCACGCCGTTGGCCGGGCGGTTCGCCGCCATCGACCGGCTGAGCAGCGGGTCCAGCGCCACCCCGCGCAGGTTCGTGCCCTCGATGGTGGCCGGCGCGGTCAGCGGGCGGTTCGAGACCAGCTGGTCGGACTCGGCGAGCACGGTGGTCACCCGCGCGTCGGCGAGCGCGCCGAGCGTGGTCGAGTCGAGGCCGCCGTTCGGCCAGAGCACGCCGGGCAGCGGCTTGACCCCGAGCAGGCGCTCGAACAGCGAGGTGTTGTCGACCGCGGTCTTGGCCAGCCGCGGGTCGCCGTCGGTGACCTTGGCCAGCGCGGGCAGGTCGGCGTCGGCGTAGGGCAGCTGCAGGGTGCACGAGTCCTGGAGGACCTGGCGCAACGAGGTCAGCCAGCGGGTGGCGGTCTCGTTGCCGCGGCCGGGCGCCTGCCCGCCGTCGGCGGTGCGCACCAGGTAACCGCCGGCCATCTTCTCGACGGTTTCCAGCAGGTCGGGGTCGATCGCGAAGCACATCGAGTCGAACAGCCGGGTCTCGCCCTTGACGTTCTTCGCGGCGGTGACCAGCGCGTCCAGGCGCCCACCCGGGGCGAGGTCGATGGCCAGCTGGTCGTCCGAGAGCACCAGCGTGCCGCCGAACGGCGCGGCCACCACCCGCGGGCGTGTGTCCGCGATCGGCCACAGCACGGACAGCTCGGTGGGGCGCTCCGGCTTGGCGGGCGCGCTCTGCCCCGGCACCCCGAGCACCGGCAGCAGCATGCTGAACGCGGCCAGCCTGGCCTGCCCGCCGAACTCCGGCGTGCCGTTCACGTTGACCAGCAGCGGGTACACGCCCGGCTTGCTGACCAGCGGCTTCGCGTCACCGCCGAGCGGGACGGTGATCTGCAGCGGGACCGTCTGGCCCGGCTCGACCACCTTCGCGACGTCGGCGTACTTGGTGATCGCCGCGTCGGTCGGCGGCGCCTCCGCCAGTGCCTCCCCGAGCTGGCGGGAGGTGGTCTGGCGCTCACCGAACTGCAGGCGCACCTGCACGTCGGTGATCCGGCGGTCACCGGTGTTGGTCACCTTGCCGGAGACGGTCAGCGTCGAGGAGGTGGACACCAGCAGGCGCGGGTTCATCTCGTCGATGTCCAGCCGCAGCCGGTTCGGCGCGTCCGGCCCGGGCTGGGCCTGGGCAGCACTCGCCGGAACTCCGATGAACGCCTGCACTACCAGTAGAAACGCGGTCAGCGTGGCCGAGGCCAGCCTTTTCACTCGGGGACTCCCTCTGCGGAGGAGTGGGAAGCTTGTTCGGCGAACAGTTCACGGGCTTTGCGGACCAGCGTGCGCTCGTCGGCGTAGGCGAGCTTGGCCTCCAGCTCGGCGATCGGGACCCAGGCCACCTCGGTCACCTCGACGTCCTCGTCGGACAGCTCACCGCCCGCCGCTTCGAGCAGGAAGTGGTGCACGGTCTTGTGCACGCGCCGCCGCTCGGCGACGAACCAGTAGTCGATGGTGCCCAGTGGCTGGAGCACGTGCGCGGAAATTCCGGTCTCCTCCTTCACCTCGCGCATCGCCGTCTGCTCGGTGGTCTCGCCGTCTTCGATGTGCCCCTTGGGGAGCGACCACAGCAGTTTCCCGCGGCGGTCGAGCCTGCCGATCAGCACCGCGTGCTCCCGGTCGGCGTCGACCACCAGCCCACCGGCCGAGGTCTCGTCCACCGTGGTCAGCCTCCTGCCGCGGCGGCGCCGGGACCGGCGTCCCGGTTTGGCGCCACCGGAGCGACCGGCCGATCCAGGCATGCTGCGATGCTAGAGCAACACCGCGCGCCGGTACGCTGGCTTCTCGTGTCCGTGTTGATCTGTGCGTGTAGTAAGTGCACCGTTTTCGTGGTGGGATCCCAGTGAACGAACTCGTCGTCCAGCGGAACGCGGTGATCGAGCTGATGCGGATCTCGCCGGTGGCCGATCAGCTCGCCGATCGCTTCGCCGCCGCGGGCCACCGCCTGTACCTGGTGGGTGGCAGCGTGCGCGACGCGCTGCTCGGCCGGCTCTCCCCCGACCTGGACTTCACCACCGACGCCCGGCCGGACCAGGTGCTCGCGCTGGTGGCGGGCTGGGCCGACGCGGTGTGGGACGTGGGCATCGCCTTCGGCACGGTCGGCGTGACCAAGGGCGGCTCGCAGCTGGAGATCACCACCTTCCGCGCGGACAGCTACGACCAGGTCAGCCGCAACCCCGAGGTCACCTTCGGCGACACCATCGAGGGCGACCTGCTCCGCCGCGACTTCACCTGCAACGCGATGGCGATCGAGTTGCCGTCAAAGACCTTTGTCGACCCGCACGGCGGCCTCGACGCGGTGCGGCTGAAGGTGCTCGACACCCCGGCCACCCCGCAGGAGTCCTTCGGCGACGACCCGCTGCGCATGCTCCGGGCCGCGCGCTTCGTCTCGCAGCTCGGCTTCGAGCCCGCGCCCCGCGTGGTCGAGGCGATGACCTCGATGGCGGGCGAGATCAAGCGGATCACCGCCGAGCGCGTGCAGGCCGAGCTGTCGAAGCTGATCACCGGTGCGCACCCCCGGCTCGGGCTGGAGCTGCTGGTGGACACCGGGCTGGCCGACCACGTGCTGCCCGAGGTGCCGGGAATGCGCCTGGCCATCGACGAGCACCACCAGCACAAGGACGTCTACCAGCACTCGCTGACCGTGCTGGACCAGGCGATCGGGCTGGAGCGCAAGGACGACCCGGAGGCCGGGCCGGACCTGGTGCTCCGGCTGGCCGCGCTGCTGCACGACATCGGCAAGCCGGCCACCCGCCGGTTCGAGGACGGCGGCGGCGTCAGCTTCCACCACCACGAGGTGGTCGGCGCGAAGATGACCCGCAAGCGCCTGCGCGAGCTGAAGTACAGCAAGGAGATCGTCGAGCAGGTCTCCCAGCTGGTGTTCCTGCACCTGCGCTTCCACGGGTACGGCAAGGGCGAGTGGACCGATTCGGCGGTGCGGCGGTACGTCACCGACGCCGGTCCCCTGCTGGACCGGCTGCACAAGCTGGTCCGGGCCGACTGCACCACGCGCAACAAGCGCAAGGCGGCCGCGCTGCAGCGCACCTACGACGACCTGGAAGCCAGGATCGCCCGGATCGCCGCCGCCGAGGACCTGGCCAAGGTGCGCCCCGACCTCGACGGCAACGAGATCATGAAGCTGCTCGGCCTGCCCCCTGGCCCGCTGGTCGGCAAGGCGTGGAAGTTCCTCAAGGAGCTGCGCCTCGACCGCGGTCCGCTGGAGCACGACGAGGCGGTGGCCGAGCTGCGCCGCTGGGCGGCGGAGCAGGGGATCGACCCTCCGGAAGCACCGCGGGCGGACTGACTAGAACATTCGGCCGATCTTCTCCGGCTGTTGATCCGAATGCCGATCGGATGAACGATACTCACTTCCCCACCAGGTGAGATGGAGAAACATGCGCCGCCAGGGACCGCCCCAGCAGGCCAGCTTCCTCGTCACCCTGCTCCGGCGGGGTGCACCGGCCATCGCGACCGCCAGCAGCGAACTGTCGGACGAGGTCGCGGACCCGACCCCGATCAGAGCCCTGCGCCGGATCTCGGCGATGGCCGCCCCGGTGGACCCGCGCGCCAGCGACGGGCTGCTGCTGCGCGCTGGTCGATATGTCGCCTTCGTGCCGATGGTCTACCGGCTGATCGCGGTCCCCGGCGCGCTGGCCGCGTTCCTCAGCGCACACGGCGGCACCGGCGCGGCACCGGTGATCACCGTGGCCGTGCTGTCGATCCTGCTCAACGCGTACGGCGTGCGGTGGATGCTGCGCTCGGCGCCGTTCCGCAGCGACCGGGCCGCGGTGCTGCTGACCGTGGAC
Proteins encoded:
- a CDS encoding DUF6049 family protein, producing the protein MKRLASATLTAFLLVVQAFIGVPASAAQAQPGPDAPNRLRLDIDEMNPRLLVSTSSTLTVSGKVTNTGDRRITDVQVRLQFGERQTTSRQLGEALAEAPPTDAAITKYADVAKVVEPGQTVPLQITVPLGGDAKPLVSKPGVYPLLVNVNGTPEFGGQARLAAFSMLLPVLGVPGQSAPAKPERPTELSVLWPIADTRPRVVAAPFGGTLVLSDDQLAIDLAPGGRLDALVTAAKNVKGETRLFDSMCFAIDPDLLETVEKMAGGYLVRTADGGQAPGRGNETATRWLTSLRQVLQDSCTLQLPYADADLPALAKVTDGDPRLAKTAVDNTSLFERLLGVKPLPGVLWPNGGLDSTTLGALADARVTTVLAESDQLVSNRPLTAPATIEGTNLRGVALDPLLSRSMAANRPANGVAAANLTPADDPDVAAQNALAVLAFQTGAQSDTGGSPLLLAPPRRWSAPVDELTLLLRTIGDYANLGMVSSKPLLEELAKPVKGTAKMDYGAKEAPAELPQQVVGSLNQTERETADFGSSLTGDATTQVEPEDLIKPIRSGLMRASSTAWRADTAGALASAGDARGQLDSLRGQVTVETPKQQISLASDTSPLPVTLKNSLPVGVTVRINLNNFTGLRPEQIPDRPLPARGSVPHLIQAEALRTGHFSVDVSLSTPGGTPLGAPARMELNSTQFGLITLIVTIVAGAALLLLSGRRIYRRVRGKDRA
- a CDS encoding CCA tRNA nucleotidyltransferase, giving the protein MNELVVQRNAVIELMRISPVADQLADRFAAAGHRLYLVGGSVRDALLGRLSPDLDFTTDARPDQVLALVAGWADAVWDVGIAFGTVGVTKGGSQLEITTFRADSYDQVSRNPEVTFGDTIEGDLLRRDFTCNAMAIELPSKTFVDPHGGLDAVRLKVLDTPATPQESFGDDPLRMLRAARFVSQLGFEPAPRVVEAMTSMAGEIKRITAERVQAELSKLITGAHPRLGLELLVDTGLADHVLPEVPGMRLAIDEHHQHKDVYQHSLTVLDQAIGLERKDDPEAGPDLVLRLAALLHDIGKPATRRFEDGGGVSFHHHEVVGAKMTRKRLRELKYSKEIVEQVSQLVFLHLRFHGYGKGEWTDSAVRRYVTDAGPLLDRLHKLVRADCTTRNKRKAAALQRTYDDLEARIARIAAAEDLAKVRPDLDGNEIMKLLGLPPGPLVGKAWKFLKELRLDRGPLEHDEAVAELRRWAAEQGIDPPEAPRAD
- a CDS encoding NUDIX hydrolase encodes the protein MPGSAGRSGGAKPGRRSRRRRGRRLTTVDETSAGGLVVDADREHAVLIGRLDRRGKLLWSLPKGHIEDGETTEQTAMREVKEETGISAHVLQPLGTIDYWFVAERRRVHKTVHHFLLEAAGGELSDEDVEVTEVAWVPIAELEAKLAYADERTLVRKARELFAEQASHSSAEGVPE